A single Blastococcus colisei DNA region contains:
- the cpaB gene encoding Flp pilus assembly protein CpaB, with product MRRRLLAAFAALVLLVVGTSVLLAYVRDADSRALAGTRTVEVLVAEELVPAGTAGDQLAALVTIRTMPAMAALDGRVTDLSALAGQVATVDLQAGEQLLTSRFARAIDLRAPGTVAVPEGLQEVSVLLEPQRAVGGRLAAGNTVGVFVSLTSDAGPASHAVLHRVLVTQVQGAPAPVDPAASGEPEAASAGAPAPADNLLITLAVTAAQAEAVVFGMEHGTLWLSLEPDGAVTDGTEVVTATTIHGRAFQ from the coding sequence GTGAGACGTCGACTGCTCGCCGCGTTCGCGGCCCTCGTGCTCCTCGTCGTCGGCACCTCGGTGCTCCTGGCCTACGTGCGCGACGCGGACAGCCGCGCCCTGGCCGGCACCCGCACCGTCGAGGTGCTGGTGGCGGAGGAACTCGTCCCGGCGGGCACGGCGGGCGATCAGCTGGCCGCGCTGGTGACCATCCGGACGATGCCGGCAATGGCCGCGCTCGACGGTCGGGTGACCGACCTCTCGGCCCTGGCCGGGCAGGTCGCGACCGTCGACCTGCAGGCCGGGGAACAGCTGCTGACCAGCCGCTTCGCCCGTGCCATCGACCTCCGGGCGCCCGGCACCGTCGCGGTGCCCGAAGGTCTCCAGGAGGTCAGCGTCCTGCTGGAGCCCCAGCGCGCCGTCGGTGGCCGACTCGCGGCCGGGAACACGGTGGGTGTCTTCGTGTCGCTGACATCGGATGCCGGACCGGCCTCGCACGCGGTCCTGCACCGGGTGCTCGTCACCCAGGTGCAGGGTGCGCCGGCGCCGGTCGACCCGGCGGCCTCGGGGGAACCGGAGGCGGCGTCGGCCGGCGCTCCGGCTCCTGCCGACAACCTGCTGATCACTCTCGCCGTCACCGCCGCCCAGGCCGAGGCCGTCGTGTTCGGCATGGAGCACGGCACCCTCTGGCTCTCCCTCGAGCCGGACGGCGCCGTGACCGACGGCACCGAGGTCGTCACCGCGACCACCATCCACGGAAGGGCGTTCCAGTGA